The sequence CCTTCAGCCAAAAGAAACCCAATTACCGCTATTTTCAACGGTAACCGGCAAGCTGATCGATGGCAAAGCGATCGACGCGCAGTATTGGGCGGATAACGTACGCGATCCGGTACGATTTGTACAAGGCATCGAAGCGGTACTGGAAAGCGGCGACTATCATTTTATCGAAGTTGGCCCACACCCGGTTCTGCGCAATTCCGTTAAAGAATGTCTCGATGCCCGCGGTGTCAGTAACTCGGCGATCGTGAGTACCCTCAATCGAAAAATGCCGGAACAGGCGCATTTCTATCAAGCGGTCGCGTCTTTCCATACAGCAGGCGGAAAAATCGCCTGGCATAATTTTTTCGCCGAAGGTGGACAATTTATTCCTTTGCCGCTCTATCCTTGGCAGCGTGAACACTACTGGCATGAAACTGAAATCTCCATCGAGAAGCGAATTGGACGCTCCGGCTACGTCTATTTGAACGAACTGGTGCGCTCACCTATTCCCGCGTGGAAGATGGAAGTTAACAAATACATGATCCCTTACCTGGAGGATCACCAGGTAGAAAACATGGTGGTGTTCCCGGGTGCCGGCTATATCGATATTGCATTGGCCTTGCACGAGGAGCAGTTTAAAGAGCTTTCCTGCTCTTTGGAGAATGTAAAAATTCTCAAGATGCTGGCGGTTCAGCCAGGTCAGGTACCAGTAATCCAGTCTTCTATCGACCCGGAAAGTCGTGAGTTCCGTATTTATAGCCGCGATCAGAGTTCAGAAGTCGCAAACTGGATGCTGCACGCTTCTGGCAGTGTCAACCCGGGCACTATTCGCTCGGAAGCCACGAGCCTTGATATTTCAGCACTGCGTGAAGAAATGCACAAAGAGCTGGATGTTGCTACGTTTTATAGTGAACTCGATGAGCGCGGTCTTTCTTATGGCCATTACTTCCAGCCGATCCGAAAAATTTCTCGCAGCAGCCACTCCGTACTCGCGGAAATTGAACCTGTCATGGAAGTGCTGGCAGGCGCTAAAGATTACTTGTTACACCCGACCATTCTGGATGCGAGTTTTCAGTCGCTTATTGCGTTGCTCGACTCTGATCAGCCCTACGTTCCTGTCAGTTTCGAACGTATGGATTTCTTCCGCTCACCGCGCCGGAGCTGTCTGAGCTACGGAAAAATAACCCATCGCGACGAACGTGCAATTACCTGTGATATTCAATTGCTCGATGAAATGGGCAACGTTTTGGTAGACATTCGCAACCTGGTGTGCAACGCCATAGGCGCAGGTTCCGATGCCGATGCGGCCATGGAAAAGTGGCTGTACGAATTCGAGTGGAATGAGGCGGAAAGTGCAGCGAGTGACGCGCAGTTGAGTTCGGATTTACAGGTTTTGCTGCTGGCCAAAGATGATGCTCTGTCATCAGCCATAGTTAGCCAACTGGATGAACTGGGAGTTAACTATGCATTGTTTACCGAGGCGAGAGCCTACAAAAAAACCGGGATCAATAAAGTTGCAGTGAATCCAGGGGATGAGAGTCAACTGAAAAAAGCCCTGGCTGTTGTCAACTACATGTCGATAAACCGGGTTATTGATTTGTGGAGTACCGATGTCCTGAGTGAGGCAGATTGCAACACTGAGAACACCACCTTACACGCGATGAAAATGCGCAATATGCTGAGCGCGATGGAAGGTCAAACTCAGCAAATGGACTGGATTAAGGTTACTCGCGCGGCCCAGTCGATGCCAAGTAAACTGGGTGCACAAAACATTGCCATATCGCCGGTGTTAGGTCTTGGCCCCATTGTGGTTAACGAGTTTAACCATATCCTTTGCCGCATGGTGGATCTCGATTATCCGGGGGACGTCGCGGTGGAAGCGCAAATGCTTATTGCCGAGTTGTGTGATGAAAGCCGGGAAAGTGAAGTGGTATATCGGGGCGGTAGCCGATTTCTGCGCCGTGTTAAACGCTACGAGGCTGATACCGAGTCTACCGATAAAGTTAGTTTGGAAAGCAGTGCCCCATTGCTCGCCAAACCCGCGACCGCTGCCAGCGAAGAAGCGTTTGAGTTTTTCGAAACTGAACGCTTTGCCGTAACGGATGATGCTGTGGAAGTCGCTGTGAGTCAGCTGTCTCTGGATGAAGGGAACATTCTCTACAGCGAATACCCGGGTGAAGCCAAGCTAACATACAGCTGCAGCGGTAAGGTGGTTAACGCCGGGCCTGCCAGTAGCTATCGGATCGGTGACGAGGTGTTCGCATTGAACACCGAAGGTCAGTTGAGCAATTATTTGACGCTAGGTGAAGGTGCTTTGGTTGCAAAGCCGAACGGCAGCTATGTAAATCTAATGGCCTTTACCTGCGCATTTTACAGTTTGCGCAAGCTGGCGAATATCAGTGTGGGCGAGAGTGTGTTGATCCATGACGCAGACACCGATTTCGGATATGCGGCCGCTGCGATTGCTTCGGCAATGGGAGCGCAAGTTTATGTGACGACTGGGCAGGATTACAAAAACCTCAGCACAATTTTCAGCGCACTGAATATCGTCGCAGCGATGGATAAAAATTCACTGGACTTTGTCGATGAACTGCACGGATACACTTCCGGTAAGGGTGTTGACCTGGTATTAAACTGCGCCTCCGGGGACGTGCGCGAAAAAGGCTTCTCTGTGTTGGCCAGCTGCGGTCGAATGATCGATATTGCTACTAAGGCAAATGTAAATCAACGCAAAGTTCCTGCACATGTCACGGCGCTTAATTACCAATACAGCTCGGTGCATTTTGGAACATGGATTACGCTGCAGCCAGCTATGGTACGCCTGTGTGCGAAGGAAGTGGTGTCATGGCTACAAGATGCTGATATTCCCGCTAAACCGTTGGTCAACTTCTCCGCTGGTGAATTAAGCTCGGCGCTGGAAAAAATGGAGGAAATGCACTCCCGCGATCACGAGGCGCAGGTCACGCTAACCTTTACAGACCAGAAGCTGGACGCGCGTATAACCAAAATGCGCAGCTGGCTTGCACCACAGGCAAGTTATGTTATCTCCGGTGGTACCAAAGGCTTTGGTCTGACCGTTGCTGAACAGCTGGCGGCCTATGGCGCAAAACAAGTGGTGTTACTGAGTCGCAGTGGTGCGAATTCAGAAGAAGCAACCAGCGCGATAAAGCGTATTGAAGATTTGGGGTGCAAAGTGGCTGTCGAAGCCGTCGACATCGCAGATACTGCTGCGGTTACCGCCACCGTTAAAAAATTCGATACACCTGAACTCCCGATTAAAGGCGTTTTCCACTGCGCCGGTGTACTTGATGACGGGCCGCTACTGGCGATGGATGAAGCACGGTTTACCCGTGTTATCGAACCGAAAATGGCGGGTGCATGGAATCTACACCACGCAACTTTGAACCTGGCACATTCGGAAATTGAGCTGTTT comes from Teredinibacter turnerae and encodes:
- a CDS encoding type I polyketide synthase encodes the protein MDQKMPGIASEDANVKNTTLSNGATEIAIIGMGCRFPKDITNPDNFWDSLLNGVDGISDVPQKRWDVRKFYDEDKSKPGKMYTKQAGFLSQDLEEYDPLFFGISPREADVIDPMQRLLMEVAWEAVEHAGLTAEKLKAVKTGVFVGGFALDNKVIQLDYDNRSIINPTSAVGITLALLSNRLSYVFDLTGPSLSIDTACSSSMVATHYAIQSMRNGDCEMAMVGGANTMLTPGYPVAMCKGQFLSHHARCKAFSNDAAGYVRAEGAGILILKPLEKAKADGDVIHAVIIESGVNQDGGQTNGISLPNPVAQEALIKEVYARAGVSPKALSYMEAHGTGTKAGDPIELKAITRAMGDRAVEDTCYVGSVKSNIGHMEACSAVAGIMKAALTAKNKRIPPNLHFNTPNEAIPFDEIPLKVPTACIELDKDREHFVGVNSFGYGGTNGHVLLRSPKADEVIPFTAKTDKEGNYLVPISAKSTAALADLAKRYALFLQQDMAGANQYVMEDIIYSLAERRTQHPYRLVFRVASKNALLQALLDYADGKISEDMVEGKSLSGSNKKTCFVFSGMGPQWWKMGQELYKTEPVYRDEVDKIDSVFKDIIGWSILEEMMKDEDASQMEMTTIAQPANFVIQAGLAKLWQTWGVEPDCVIGHSVGEVSSAYISGAISLEEAVVVSAKRSAQQKRCAGMGGAMLAVGLSEADALKRIADCKAVSIAAINSYSAVTLSGDVKELEAVAAVLSDEGVFNRFLKVDIAYHSAQMDPVLDDLKADLADLQPKETQLPLFSTVTGKLIDGKAIDAQYWADNVRDPVRFVQGIEAVLESGDYHFIEVGPHPVLRNSVKECLDARGVSNSAIVSTLNRKMPEQAHFYQAVASFHTAGGKIAWHNFFAEGGQFIPLPLYPWQREHYWHETEISIEKRIGRSGYVYLNELVRSPIPAWKMEVNKYMIPYLEDHQVENMVVFPGAGYIDIALALHEEQFKELSCSLENVKILKMLAVQPGQVPVIQSSIDPESREFRIYSRDQSSEVANWMLHASGSVNPGTIRSEATSLDISALREEMHKELDVATFYSELDERGLSYGHYFQPIRKISRSSHSVLAEIEPVMEVLAGAKDYLLHPTILDASFQSLIALLDSDQPYVPVSFERMDFFRSPRRSCLSYGKITHRDERAITCDIQLLDEMGNVLVDIRNLVCNAIGAGSDADAAMEKWLYEFEWNEAESAASDAQLSSDLQVLLLAKDDALSSAIVSQLDELGVNYALFTEARAYKKTGINKVAVNPGDESQLKKALAVVNYMSINRVIDLWSTDVLSEADCNTENTTLHAMKMRNMLSAMEGQTQQMDWIKVTRAAQSMPSKLGAQNIAISPVLGLGPIVVNEFNHILCRMVDLDYPGDVAVEAQMLIAELCDESRESEVVYRGGSRFLRRVKRYEADTESTDKVSLESSAPLLAKPATAASEEAFEFFETERFAVTDDAVEVAVSQLSLDEGNILYSEYPGEAKLTYSCSGKVVNAGPASSYRIGDEVFALNTEGQLSNYLTLGEGALVAKPNGSYVNLMAFTCAFYSLRKLANISVGESVLIHDADTDFGYAAAAIASAMGAQVYVTTGQDYKNLSTIFSALNIVAAMDKNSLDFVDELHGYTSGKGVDLVLNCASGDVREKGFSVLASCGRMIDIATKANVNQRKVPAHVTALNYQYSSVHFGTWITLQPAMVRLCAKEVVSWLQDADIPAKPLVNFSAGELSSALEKMEEMHSRDHEAQVTLTFTDQKLDARITKMRSWLAPQASYVISGGTKGFGLTVAEQLAAYGAKQVVLLSRSGANSEEATSAIKRIEDLGCKVAVEAVDIADTAAVTATVKKFDTPELPIKGVFHCAGVLDDGPLLAMDEARFTRVIEPKMAGAWNLHHATLNLAHSEIELFVLFSSVSSMMGNPQQANYVVANSFFDNFAYYRRAQDLPSTVINWGALAETGMVARSKGVKDILQSQGIYGLSNAYALQQMDNALEQRVTQVGILDIEWESWFGTNVNSENSSRYEHLIETLDRNGDDEAANAFIQSLTGLTSPERVTAVENAIKQEISSLLRIPFDQIDAGNSLSNIGVDSIVTSELSNRLKKEYCMNVNTMMLLNSSSIAQLANQITNTDFATSVAEAA